The Gemmatimonas aurantiaca T-27 DNA segment GGGGTGTCGGCAATGAAACCGCCGTGTGGCAGCGGATGCAGCATCGCTCCAACGGTGGTATGCCGCCCCTTGTTCACGGCATCACTGACAGCGGCCGTGCGCAGATCGAGCCCGGGGAACAGCGCATTCATGAGCGACGACTTCCCCACACCGGACGGACCAGACAGCGCAGAGCTGCGATGCTCCACTTCGTCGCGCAGTGCCTCGAGCCCTTCCCCCGTGTGGATACTCGTGTGATGCACCGGATAGCCGGCCGCCATCTGATCGGCGAACAACGCGGCCGACACCTCAGGAGACACCAGATCGGCCTTGTTGATCACGATGCGCGCCGAGAGCCCGTTGGCCTCGGCAATCACGAGGAACCGATCGAGCATGCGCGGATGCGGGTCGGGCCGCGCCGCCGCGAACACCACCAGCACCTGATCGAGATTGGCCACCACGATGCGTTCGCCATAGCGGCCACCAGGCATGCGGCGCGCCAACTTGCTGGTGCGTGGATGAATGTCGGTGATCGCCCATGTCTCGGCATGCTGCGCGTCGCGGGCGATGGTCACACGATCACCAACGGCCAGCTTGAGCGCGCCGTGCGCTTCGTGCTTGAGGCGTCCACGCATGGAAGCCGAGAAACGCTCCCCCTGTTCTGTGTACACCTCCCACACACCACCCGTGCCCTGCACCACCACGCCCGTGGTCGATGTGGTCATGCGCCCCGTCCGCGGATCAGAGCGTCGAGCGTGGCTTTGACGGACGTCAGTGGCATCGCGCCAAGCTGATGGCGTACGGCAGCCTCGGTAGGACCGGTGACAATGAAGGCGGACTCGAGATGCCCCTGCACTTCCGGTTCGCCGTGCCCCCAGCGCACAAAAAACAGGTAGCCACCCCAGGGTGCGGCCCGATCACCGGTGGTATCGGCCAGGATGTCGGCAGAATACGACTGCCCGTCGACGCCCTCGAACGCGGCAGGGCGGCGGTGCACGGCCATGTAGCCGCCCAGCGTGCGTTCATCTCCCGCGTCATGATCAGGCGGGATGTGATGCCCATGATGTTCGCTCACGATGACTTCAGCGACGGAAACTCTCTTTCACAATGTTCCCTGCCATGAACGCGATGTTCGCAGGACGTTCTGCGAGCCGTCGCATGAGATACGGATACCACTGACTGCCAAACGGTACGTACACCCGCATACGGTAACCTTCGCGCACCACCTGTTCCTGCAGGTCGCGGCGCACACCATAGAGCATCTGGAACTCGAAACGATCTGGCGCGATGCCTTTCTCCTTCGCGAACCGCTTTGCCTCGGCGATGATCTTTTCGTCGTGTGTGGCAATGCCTGGGTAGCGGCCGTGTTCCATCAGACGGTGCATCGCGGCCACGTAGTTGCGATCGACGTCAGCCTTGTCGGGGAACGCCACGTCGGGCGGCTCGAGGTACGCCCCTTTGCAGATACGCACGCGACACGGCAGGGCGTTGGCTCGCTCCACATCATCGAGTGTACGCCGCAGCGCACTCTGCAGCACCACGCCCACGGTATCCGGAAAGTCCGGAAACAGCCGCTGCTCGAAGGTGTCGAGCGTGCGGTCGGTGTAGGCGCTCGACTCCATATCGAGGCGCACGAAGCTGTCGTACTGCTTCGCACGGGCCAGCACTTCGCGCACGACCTCGACCCCCAGCTCGTCCGAGATGTCCTGACCGAGGGCCGTCAGCTTCACGGAGACATTCGCGTCCAGCTTTCGTTCAGCGATGCGATCGAGCAGTTCGAGATACTGCCGACCCGTTTCCCGGGCCTCGGCCTCATTGTGCACGCTCTCGCCAAGGAGATCGAGTGATGCAGTGATCCCCTTGGCATTGAGCTGCGTCACGGCGTCGAGCGCGGTGGCGATGGTCTCGCCGGCCACGAAGCGCGATGCCATCTTGCGCGCGAAGCCGACGTTCTTGATCAGGTTGAAAATGCGCTGTTGGCGCGAGAGGTACAGCAGTCCCGTGCGAAGCATGCGATCGAATCAGCGAAGGGGCGTTTTCAGGCGAGCCACGGGCGCATCCTTGCCCTTAGCCAGCGCGGCATCGAAGTGATTCCAGGTGACCAGACCGTCGTCACTTTCCGGCTCCAGCAGCAACATCGCGACGAGATCGCGCGACGTACCAGAGCGCACGACAAACGTGCCGGCGGGCAGCGTGCGCGATTCGGTGCGCCAGGCCCCGGTGAGGCTCACTTCCTGATGACCCTGGAACGGGCGTCCCGACTTGATCACCGAGTCGACCTGGAACACATCCAGAGACACCTGCTGCGGCGCACTCAGTGTGGTCACCGCAATGCCATGGAGCTTGAGCAGATCGGCCACGGCCGTGTACGACGCGTCGAACACATAACCACCGCTGGTGGGTGTGCGCGTGAGCGCGGCTTCGAAACGATCGACCACCGGCATGCGCTGCGCGGCGATCTCACCCGTGCGACGCACACCGAGCGGCACGCCCGGTTCGGTGCGTTGCGTGGAATCGGCCACACGCTCGAGACGTTCCACCAGCACGGGCTGCGTGTCGGGCCGCGAGAGGAAGCGTGAGCGCACCGGCACGGCCTTTGTGGCTGCCGGCGTGCGTGCGGCGTAGGTGCTGGCGGCGATGCCCGTCTTCACCCGTGCCAGGATCTGCGGGCGACGCTCGGACACGTATGACAGAATTTCCTGCACAAATGCGCGCGTGCTGGCGACCCGACGCTCGAACGGATCGTGGGAGTACGCTTCGCTCAGGATGCTGATACCGCCGCGCAGCCCGTAGTAGTTGGTGCCGTAGCGCGGCTTGTGTTCGTAGGTCACCCAGCCGGACTTGGTCGGTGCGGTGATGGATTCGCGGCCTTCGCCCGACGAAAAGTTGCCGTACGGGAACACTTCGAAGTTGTGACGCGCCTTCATGCGACGGCGAATCTCGGGGAGCAGCGTATCGATGGTGAATGGCGCCAGCGGGGCCGCCGGATGCAGCGACTGCGAGTAAGTGAGCGCGTAGCCGTGGTAGCTGCCGTTCGTGGTGTGCAGATC contains these protein-coding regions:
- a CDS encoding proline dehydrogenase family protein, with the translated sequence MLRTGLLYLSRQQRIFNLIKNVGFARKMASRFVAGETIATALDAVTQLNAKGITASLDLLGESVHNEAEARETGRQYLELLDRIAERKLDANVSVKLTALGQDISDELGVEVVREVLARAKQYDSFVRLDMESSAYTDRTLDTFEQRLFPDFPDTVGVVLQSALRRTLDDVERANALPCRVRICKGAYLEPPDVAFPDKADVDRNYVAAMHRLMEHGRYPGIATHDEKIIAEAKRFAKEKGIAPDRFEFQMLYGVRRDLQEQVVREGYRMRVYVPFGSQWYPYLMRRLAERPANIAFMAGNIVKESFRR
- the rsgA gene encoding ribosome small subunit-dependent GTPase A yields the protein MTTSTTGVVVQGTGGVWEVYTEQGERFSASMRGRLKHEAHGALKLAVGDRVTIARDAQHAETWAITDIHPRTSKLARRMPGGRYGERIVVANLDQVLVVFAAARPDPHPRMLDRFLVIAEANGLSARIVINKADLVSPEVSAALFADQMAAGYPVHHTSIHTGEGLEALRDEVEHRSSALSGPSGVGKSSLMNALFPGLDLRTAAVSDAVNKGRHTTVGAMLHPLPHGGFIADTPGLREVGLWGIEAGQVASCFPEFRPLLSACRFADCIHTVEPGCAVREAVEAGDVSPGRYESYVKLRDELMGRS
- a CDS encoding M14 family metallopeptidase, which encodes MFVQTTHTRRRFPVRALSLGLLGAALGLTSTADAQGTSTARGPRTRAERTNYLETSTYADVVSFVDSLRAMGAPITVSELAKSPGGRSLPLVVASRPKVSTPAEARRLNRPIVYLQANIHAGEVEGKEAVLALLREWSFGKTPNVLDSLVVVVVPIYNADGNEKLADQARNRGSQLGPVMIGERPNGAGLDLNRDYVKAEAPETRGALAAFNAWNPDLFIDLHTTNGSYHGYALTYSQSLHPAAPLAPFTIDTLLPEIRRRMKARHNFEVFPYGNFSSGEGRESITAPTKSGWVTYEHKPRYGTNYYGLRGGISILSEAYSHDPFERRVASTRAFVQEILSYVSERRPQILARVKTGIAASTYAARTPAATKAVPVRSRFLSRPDTQPVLVERLERVADSTQRTEPGVPLGVRRTGEIAAQRMPVVDRFEAALTRTPTSGGYVFDASYTAVADLLKLHGIAVTTLSAPQQVSLDVFQVDSVIKSGRPFQGHQEVSLTGAWRTESRTLPAGTFVVRSGTSRDLVAMLLLEPESDDGLVTWNHFDAALAKGKDAPVARLKTPLR